In one Natronoarchaeum mannanilyticum genomic region, the following are encoded:
- a CDS encoding transposase yields MEHSHRYHAYPTQEVAERLEHHLDVHRQLYNHVRWDYENSPEDDKPSEYDQNNKLPEWKRKWPVFSELHSKAAQATVARFHRNLSNLRKKKEKGYNVGRLKRQSPTEYRSVTYNQSGFDLDEKRGRDRFAYVRFSKIGRVKIRYHRPIPDSASIKEVTFKKETTGEWFVSFALETDDANLPEKPDLSSLDASNSVGIDLGIQNYIHTSDGKTVDWLDLEDEYERLRREQRKLSRKEEGSNNYEKQRREVAKVKRHIKRKVLDYQHKITTWLVKEYDAVFVEDLDVKEMLEQSHNARNKQDAAWRQFITLLEYKADLYGCHVKQVEARGTTKECASCGVETAKPIWVREHSCPSCGFETDRDANAAMNVLQRGFSELGLGWPEDTPVETVTATDTTHFESVSASHVVETGSLGA; encoded by the coding sequence ATGGAACACAGTCACCGCTACCACGCCTACCCGACACAAGAGGTAGCGGAGCGACTGGAACATCATCTGGACGTTCATCGCCAACTCTACAACCACGTCCGCTGGGACTACGAGAACAGTCCAGAGGACGACAAACCATCCGAGTACGACCAGAACAACAAACTCCCCGAGTGGAAGCGCAAATGGCCGGTGTTCAGTGAACTGCACTCGAAGGCCGCGCAAGCCACTGTCGCTCGCTTCCATCGCAACCTCTCGAATCTCCGCAAGAAGAAGGAGAAGGGGTACAACGTTGGTCGTCTCAAACGGCAATCACCTACCGAGTACCGAAGCGTGACGTACAACCAGTCCGGTTTCGACCTCGATGAAAAGAGGGGCCGTGACAGGTTCGCTTACGTTCGCTTCAGCAAAATCGGCCGGGTCAAAATCCGTTACCATCGCCCGATTCCTGACTCCGCTTCGATCAAGGAAGTCACGTTCAAGAAGGAGACGACCGGCGAGTGGTTCGTCTCGTTCGCCCTCGAAACCGACGACGCCAATCTGCCCGAGAAACCCGACCTGAGCTCGCTTGACGCAAGTAACAGCGTTGGGATTGACCTTGGCATCCAGAACTACATCCACACTAGCGACGGCAAGACCGTGGATTGGCTCGACCTCGAAGACGAGTACGAGCGTCTTCGCCGTGAACAACGCAAGCTGTCTCGGAAGGAAGAAGGGTCGAACAACTACGAGAAACAACGCCGGGAAGTGGCGAAGGTAAAGCGGCACATCAAGCGGAAGGTGCTGGACTACCAGCACAAGATTACGACGTGGCTTGTCAAAGAGTATGACGCTGTATTCGTTGAGGACTTGGACGTGAAGGAGATGCTCGAACAGTCGCACAACGCTCGCAACAAGCAGGATGCGGCGTGGCGACAATTCATCACCCTTCTCGAATACAAAGCCGACCTGTACGGCTGTCACGTCAAGCAGGTCGAAGCACGAGGCACAACCAAAGAGTGTGCATCGTGCGGTGTGGAAACAGCGAAACCCATCTGGGTCAGAGAACACTCCTGTCCGAGTTGTGGGTTCGAGACGGACAGAGACGCGAACGCGGCGATGAACGTCTTGCAGAGAGGCTTTTCTGAACTAGGGCTGGGATGGCCCGAAGACACGCCCGTGGAGACTGTGACCGCTACGGACACAACTCACTTCGAGTCCGTGTCTGCAAGTCACGTCGTAGAAACGGGAAGCCTCGGGGCTTGA
- the gcvT gene encoding glycine cleavage system aminomethyltransferase GcvT: MSTRKPPLYEKHSQSGADFTDFGGWDMPVSFDSITTEHAAVRDSVGIFDVSHMGEVTVSGPDAAELMNRLTTNDVTALDPGDAQYACILNEDGIIIDDTVIYFRPDGEEYLFVPNAGNDEMMVDRWTDHATAHDLDATVLNRTDELGMFAVQGPDAVERVQAAAADPLDDISQFSARETTIDGADCLAARTGYTGEGGFELIFDADDSEAIWDAFDDVQPCGLGARDTLRLEAGLLLSGQDFHPEDEPRTPYEARLGFVVDDSKSFFVGQEALRDADDPDELLVGIELQERGIPRHGYSILHDGEQVGHVTSGTMSSTLEEPIALGYVDAEYADEGTSLGVEIRDRTAAATVVSHRFLQEHRA, translated from the coding sequence GTGTCGACACGAAAGCCACCACTCTACGAGAAGCACTCGCAGTCCGGAGCCGACTTTACCGACTTCGGCGGCTGGGATATGCCGGTCTCGTTCGACTCCATCACGACCGAACACGCGGCGGTCCGCGACTCGGTCGGTATCTTCGACGTCAGCCACATGGGTGAAGTCACGGTCAGCGGCCCGGACGCAGCGGAACTGATGAACCGGCTCACGACCAACGACGTGACTGCGCTCGATCCGGGGGACGCTCAGTACGCCTGCATCCTGAACGAGGACGGGATCATCATCGACGACACCGTGATCTACTTCCGCCCCGACGGCGAGGAATACCTCTTCGTCCCCAACGCCGGGAACGACGAGATGATGGTCGACCGCTGGACCGATCACGCGACAGCCCACGACCTCGACGCGACCGTCCTCAACCGAACCGATGAGCTCGGGATGTTCGCCGTGCAGGGCCCGGATGCGGTCGAGCGCGTCCAGGCGGCCGCCGCCGATCCCCTCGATGATATCTCCCAGTTTAGCGCTCGCGAGACGACGATCGACGGCGCCGACTGCCTCGCCGCCCGAACCGGCTACACCGGCGAAGGCGGCTTCGAGTTGATCTTCGACGCCGACGACTCCGAAGCTATCTGGGATGCGTTCGACGACGTCCAGCCCTGCGGGCTCGGAGCGCGAGACACGCTCCGGCTCGAGGCCGGGCTGCTACTCTCCGGGCAGGACTTCCACCCCGAGGATGAACCGCGCACGCCCTACGAGGCTCGCCTGGGCTTCGTCGTCGACGACTCGAAGTCATTCTTCGTCGGCCAGGAGGCGCTCCGCGACGCGGACGACCCTGACGAACTGCTCGTCGGCATAGAGTTGCAGGAGCGGGGCATCCCGCGCCACGGGTATTCGATCCTGCACGACGGCGAGCAGGTCGGCCACGTGACCAGCGGGACGATGAGTTCGACGCTCGAGGAGCCGATCGCGCTCGGCTACGTCGACGCGGAGTACGCCGACGAGGGCACCTCGCTGGGCGTCGAGATACGAGACCGGACGGCGGCGGCGACGGTCGTGAGCCACCGGTTCCTCCAGGAGCATCGCGCGTGA
- a CDS encoding IclR family transcriptional regulator, translating to MARQNDGERRKTTATSLHIVDTIEELDGATLSEIAEHMELSTSTLYTHLNTLEECGYVMKVGDTYHLGLKLFRLGEAARYRDDRYRLAKRKAFELANRTNEEVNFAVEENGRSIILFDETNNPSMEGFQVGHRFYMHNSASGKAMLAEFDEERRNGILDRWGLPRETENTIVNRDELYDELDRIREQGYAVNDQESLEGLRSVAVAIEGPDGGVFGSLDVSGPPYRLPSDEELAELLRDAVDELETKIAS from the coding sequence ATGGCTCGCCAGAACGACGGTGAACGACGGAAGACCACGGCAACGTCGCTCCACATCGTCGATACTATCGAGGAACTCGACGGTGCAACGCTCTCCGAGATCGCCGAACACATGGAACTCTCCACGAGCACCCTGTACACGCACCTCAACACCTTAGAGGAGTGTGGATACGTCATGAAGGTCGGCGATACCTACCACCTCGGACTGAAGCTTTTCCGCCTTGGGGAAGCAGCCCGCTACCGGGACGACCGGTACCGGTTGGCGAAGAGGAAAGCTTTCGAACTCGCGAACAGGACAAACGAGGAGGTCAACTTCGCCGTCGAGGAGAACGGTCGCAGCATCATTCTGTTCGACGAAACCAACAACCCCTCGATGGAAGGTTTCCAGGTGGGTCACCGATTTTATATGCACAACTCGGCCAGCGGTAAGGCCATGCTCGCTGAGTTCGACGAGGAGCGCCGCAATGGGATCCTGGACCGGTGGGGGCTGCCACGAGAGACGGAGAACACTATCGTCAACCGGGATGAACTCTACGACGAACTCGACCGCATTCGAGAGCAGGGGTATGCCGTCAACGATCAGGAATCACTGGAAGGGCTCCGATCGGTGGCCGTTGCCATTGAAGGCCCGGACGGCGGCGTGTTCGGATCGCTCGACGTCTCCGGGCCGCCATATCGGCTGCCATCCGATGAGGAGCTGGCCGAGCTGCTACGGGATGCAGTCGACGAACTTGAAACCAAGATCGCATCGTGA
- the gcvPA gene encoding aminomethyl-transferring glycine dehydrogenase subunit GcvPA, giving the protein MTQQTQMTQNSQNASSERRSEGNPFTPHTEADVEAMLDAIGAESVEELFDIPPSVQFEGSFGIESASEQTVVQDISATLAQNEQLTEFLGRGQYDHYVPSLVDNLSLRSEFLTSYTQYQPEIAQGFLQALFEYQSMLVELTGLGVANCSMYDAATALGEAALLADRVRETSGSQVLVSDLVREERLSVLENYLAGADMTVETYPTVNGATDAATLAEHVTDETVMVYVENPTAIGSIQEELSAAGDVADEHDAAFCLGSDPVALALLEEPAAVGADIVVGDASVLGLSPAYGMGLGLFACREDYLRQVPGRLVGVSEDASDNRAYTLTLQTREQHIRRERATSNICTNQAWVALRTAIHIAWLGATGLVDLAAECVELSRDLAADLDEIDGVTAPVYDRHHFREFLAETRQDAEQVAADLESAGFAVHAVDDHRIQVCITDANRPERDEFVAAVEEVVA; this is encoded by the coding sequence ATGACACAGCAAACCCAAATGACACAGAACAGCCAGAACGCGAGCAGCGAGCGCCGGTCCGAAGGCAACCCCTTCACGCCGCACACCGAAGCGGACGTCGAGGCGATGCTCGACGCCATCGGCGCCGAGTCCGTCGAGGAGCTGTTCGACATCCCGCCGTCGGTCCAGTTCGAGGGCTCGTTCGGGATCGAGTCGGCGTCCGAGCAGACGGTCGTCCAGGATATATCGGCCACGCTCGCGCAAAACGAGCAGCTCACGGAGTTCCTCGGACGCGGCCAGTACGATCACTACGTCCCTTCGCTCGTCGACAACCTCTCCCTTCGATCGGAGTTCCTGACGAGTTACACGCAGTACCAGCCCGAGATCGCACAGGGGTTCCTGCAGGCGCTGTTCGAGTACCAGTCGATGCTGGTCGAACTCACCGGCCTCGGGGTCGCGAACTGCTCGATGTACGACGCCGCGACGGCGCTGGGCGAGGCGGCGCTGCTGGCCGACCGAGTCCGCGAAACGAGCGGATCGCAGGTGCTCGTCTCGGACCTCGTCCGCGAGGAACGGCTGTCCGTCCTCGAGAACTACCTCGCCGGTGCCGACATGACGGTCGAGACGTATCCCACCGTGAACGGGGCGACCGACGCGGCGACGCTCGCCGAGCACGTCACCGACGAGACGGTGATGGTGTACGTCGAGAACCCGACAGCGATCGGCTCCATCCAGGAAGAGCTCTCGGCGGCGGGCGACGTCGCCGACGAGCACGACGCCGCCTTCTGTCTGGGGTCCGACCCCGTCGCGCTGGCACTGCTCGAAGAGCCGGCGGCCGTCGGCGCGGACATCGTCGTCGGCGACGCGAGCGTCCTCGGACTCTCGCCGGCGTACGGAATGGGGCTCGGACTCTTCGCCTGCCGTGAGGACTACCTCCGGCAAGTGCCGGGCCGCCTCGTCGGCGTGAGCGAAGACGCGAGCGACAACCGCGCGTACACGCTCACCCTGCAGACCCGGGAACAGCACATCCGCCGAGAGCGGGCCACTTCCAACATCTGTACCAACCAGGCGTGGGTCGCGCTACGAACCGCGATTCACATCGCCTGGCTCGGCGCGACCGGGCTGGTCGACCTGGCCGCGGAGTGCGTCGAACTCTCTCGGGATCTGGCGGCTGATCTCGACGAGATCGACGGCGTCACTGCGCCCGTGTACGACCGGCACCACTTCCGCGAGTTCCTCGCGGAGACGCGCCAGGACGCCGAGCAGGTCGCCGCTGACCTCGAGAGCGCCGGGTTCGCAGTCCACGCCGTCGACGATCATCGGATTCAGGTCTGTATCACCGACGCGAACCGTCCCGAGCGGGACGAGTTCGTGGCGGCCGTCGAGGAGGTGGTCGCCTGA
- the gcvPB gene encoding aminomethyl-transferring glycine dehydrogenase subunit GcvPB has product MQRYDQATWSETDGDRYEPLLAEKNEQQVDVAEQTSLPDEVTRESVSLPELSEPEIARHYTRLSQMNYGIENGVFPLGSCTMKYNPKFTEDVAALADAAVHRDRSAESTQGTLEIYGRLQDYLGRIGGMDAVTLQPPAGAAGEFTGILVAKAYHEHNDEGNRNEVIVPSSAHGTNFASAALAGYDVVELPPSDDGRIDLDALEEAVGDETAALMLTNPNTLGLFERDIEEIAEIVHDAGGLLYYDGANLNALLGQARPGDMGFDIMHFNLHKTFATPHGGGGPGAGPIGVTEDLAGFLPSPQVRADDDEYELYEPEHSIGKVHGAMGNWLVLLKAYAYIERLGDDGLADTSTKAVLNANYLGSKIDLDIPFGPFHHEFVASAGDRDAADFAKRMLDYGVHPPTTKWPDIVSEALMTEPTETESRKTLDQLAAALNAVAEEDETTLSTAPSSTSARRIDQTSAARSPRLSWHALE; this is encoded by the coding sequence ATGCAGCGCTACGATCAGGCCACCTGGAGCGAGACGGACGGCGATCGGTACGAACCTCTGCTCGCGGAGAAAAACGAGCAGCAGGTCGACGTGGCGGAGCAGACCTCGCTCCCCGACGAGGTGACCCGAGAATCGGTGAGCCTCCCGGAGCTCTCCGAACCCGAGATCGCGCGCCACTACACGCGCCTCTCCCAGATGAACTACGGCATCGAAAACGGGGTGTTCCCGCTGGGGTCCTGTACGATGAAGTACAACCCCAAGTTCACCGAGGACGTCGCCGCGCTCGCCGACGCGGCCGTTCACCGGGATCGGTCTGCCGAGTCGACGCAGGGCACGCTCGAGATCTACGGCCGCCTGCAGGATTATCTGGGGCGGATCGGCGGGATGGACGCGGTGACGCTCCAGCCGCCCGCCGGCGCCGCCGGCGAGTTCACGGGCATCCTCGTCGCGAAGGCCTACCACGAGCACAACGACGAGGGGAACCGCAATGAAGTGATCGTCCCGTCGAGCGCCCACGGGACCAACTTCGCGAGCGCGGCGCTGGCGGGCTACGACGTGGTCGAACTCCCGCCGAGCGACGACGGCCGTATCGACCTCGACGCTCTGGAGGAGGCCGTCGGCGACGAGACGGCGGCGCTGATGCTGACGAACCCGAACACGCTGGGGCTGTTCGAGCGGGACATCGAGGAGATCGCCGAGATCGTCCACGACGCGGGCGGGTTGCTGTACTACGACGGCGCGAACCTGAATGCGCTGCTGGGGCAGGCCCGGCCGGGCGATATGGGGTTCGACATCATGCACTTCAACCTCCACAAGACGTTCGCGACGCCCCACGGCGGCGGCGGACCGGGCGCCGGCCCGATCGGCGTCACGGAGGACCTGGCCGGGTTCCTCCCCTCGCCGCAGGTCCGGGCCGACGACGACGAGTACGAACTCTACGAGCCGGAGCACTCGATCGGCAAGGTCCACGGCGCGATGGGGAACTGGCTCGTCCTGCTGAAAGCCTACGCCTACATCGAACGGCTCGGCGACGACGGACTGGCGGACACGAGCACGAAGGCGGTGCTCAACGCGAACTACCTCGGATCGAAGATCGACCTCGACATCCCCTTCGGGCCGTTCCACCACGAGTTCGTCGCCAGCGCGGGTGACCGCGACGCCGCCGACTTCGCGAAGCGGATGCTCGACTACGGCGTCCACCCGCCGACGACGAAGTGGCCCGATATCGTCTCCGAAGCGCTCATGACCGAACCGACGGAGACGGAGAGTCGGAAGACCCTCGATCAGCTCGCCGCGGCGTTGAACGCGGTGGCGGAAGAAGACGAGACGACGCTGTCGACGGCGCCGTCGTCGACATCGGCTCGTCGCATCGACCAGACGAGCGCTGCCCGGAGTCCGCGACTCTCCTGGCACGCGCTCGAGTGA
- a CDS encoding M23 family metallopeptidase: MSNQATSPSLGSRLRERIQSMSPLSLTLLGLLGIIGSWFPSLEILKLFHVFWFFALWPLVSILLRDSKQSLGFDTGDEGPRDWLEMDNGWRGHVAFLLGVPLSFFNPLVFRQDAMQLLGSLVAIGRHRGSLPNPETHDQSTSYRLPVEGTWTVVNGSPIKEYSHSWFPATQRYAYDLVITDDEGRSRPAGTDTSIENYYCYDQPVLAPADGVVIDVHDDDPELGRAGGFSHPLKRSMTGNAVTIRHAEDEYSSLIHLVPGSIKVEPGDRVTRGEQIGRCGHSGNSAEPHLHFQLQDHPTFEISAGLPIRFDDIDVDTQGVDVVEETGWTEPDGSGRYIHVGQQVAHTTDGEPHRSEDIAGPSEVTASAGLSRVRTLGRVATGVSIGGFVTVLAGFVVPSLQTIAPALAGLAGLGLVYQVGQGLVNGDRVRLESLETVCGVGVAAALVGVFVALDTLPALDSYRVGTGMFVTGFLLYIAVWDYGRRDLFRLIGGVTDK; encoded by the coding sequence ATGTCGAATCAAGCTACGTCACCGTCTCTGGGTTCGCGTCTCCGCGAGCGGATACAGTCTATGAGCCCGCTTTCCCTGACGCTGCTGGGACTACTCGGAATCATCGGGAGTTGGTTCCCGTCACTGGAGATCCTCAAGCTGTTCCATGTGTTCTGGTTCTTTGCATTATGGCCGCTCGTGTCGATACTACTACGCGACAGCAAGCAATCGCTCGGATTCGACACTGGCGACGAGGGACCGCGGGACTGGCTCGAAATGGATAATGGATGGCGAGGTCACGTCGCCTTTCTTCTGGGTGTTCCTCTATCGTTTTTCAATCCACTCGTGTTTCGCCAGGACGCGATGCAACTTCTGGGAAGCCTCGTCGCTATCGGGAGACACCGTGGGTCGCTCCCCAATCCAGAAACCCACGACCAGTCGACGAGCTATCGACTGCCCGTCGAGGGAACGTGGACAGTCGTGAACGGGAGTCCGATCAAAGAGTACTCCCACTCGTGGTTTCCGGCGACCCAGCGCTACGCCTACGACCTCGTGATCACCGACGACGAGGGGCGTAGCCGTCCAGCAGGCACAGATACGAGCATCGAAAACTACTACTGCTACGACCAGCCTGTCCTCGCACCTGCCGACGGCGTCGTCATCGATGTCCACGACGATGACCCGGAACTCGGGCGAGCCGGTGGATTTTCCCATCCGCTCAAACGGAGTATGACCGGGAACGCCGTCACGATCCGTCACGCGGAAGACGAGTATAGCAGTCTCATTCACCTCGTCCCGGGTAGCATCAAGGTTGAACCCGGAGATCGCGTAACGCGCGGCGAGCAGATCGGTCGGTGTGGGCATTCGGGGAACTCCGCAGAGCCACATCTCCACTTCCAGCTCCAGGATCACCCGACGTTCGAGATCTCGGCGGGATTACCGATCCGGTTCGACGACATTGACGTGGACACGCAGGGGGTAGATGTTGTTGAAGAGACTGGCTGGACGGAACCGGATGGTTCTGGTCGCTACATTCACGTCGGCCAGCAGGTGGCACATACTACCGACGGTGAGCCGCATCGATCCGAGGACATAGCTGGTCCGTCCGAGGTGACGGCTTCCGCAGGACTCAGTCGCGTCCGGACGCTTGGACGGGTCGCTACGGGTGTCTCCATCGGCGGCTTCGTCACCGTCCTCGCGGGGTTTGTCGTGCCGTCGTTACAGACGATTGCACCCGCGCTCGCAGGACTTGCCGGTCTCGGACTCGTGTATCAGGTCGGGCAAGGCCTCGTGAACGGTGACCGAGTCCGTCTCGAGTCTCTCGAAACAGTTTGTGGTGTCGGCGTGGCGGCAGCGTTGGTCGGTGTCTTTGTCGCTCTAGATACACTTCCGGCACTTGATTCATATAGGGTCGGAACGGGGATGTTCGTGACTGGGTTCCTGTTGTATATCGCTGTCTGGGATTACGGGCGGCGAGACCTGTTCCGACTTATTGGTGGGGTAACTGACAAATGA
- the gcvH gene encoding glycine cleavage system protein GcvH, with protein MEFDVPDELYYTESHEWIELTDDTARIGITDFAQDELGDIVFVELPAVDTDLDAGDEFAVVESIKAVSDIYAPVSGVVADVNEAAESEPELVNDAPFGDGWLIELELDGDLDTGSLLSADEYREQIE; from the coding sequence ATGGAATTTGACGTCCCCGACGAACTGTACTACACCGAATCGCACGAGTGGATCGAACTGACCGACGATACCGCGAGGATCGGGATCACCGATTTCGCGCAGGACGAACTCGGCGACATCGTCTTCGTCGAACTGCCGGCGGTCGACACCGACCTCGACGCCGGCGACGAATTCGCCGTCGTCGAGAGTATCAAGGCCGTCTCCGACATCTACGCCCCGGTCTCCGGCGTCGTCGCCGACGTCAACGAGGCGGCAGAGTCCGAACCGGAGCTCGTCAACGACGCTCCCTTCGGCGACGGCTGGTTGATCGAACTGGAGCTCGACGGAGATCTCGATACGGGGTCGCTCCTGTCTGCCGACGAGTACCGAGAGCAGATCGAATGA
- a CDS encoding IS5 family transposase — MSKISRFTKKAVRLAKNAVGGRGEVAAPEGGGGFADYAVVSLHCLRIHLAKPYRDALDLLSEMPQILAEIGLEKPDLPDHSTLVKAFDRIKMAVWRVLLRLSAQLHDTSGHAAMDATFFDREHASKHYCRRTNYRVQTLKTTALVDTASQAVLDVHCTTEKRHDTQLGWQLARRNTGELHSLAADKGYDWQQLREKLREEGVRPLIKHREFRPIDHAHNARIDGALYGQRALAETVFSTIKRTLGHAVRARAWYREFREIVLMCAVYNIKRAVKQ, encoded by the coding sequence ATGTCGAAGATTTCCCGCTTCACGAAGAAAGCAGTGCGATTGGCTAAAAACGCTGTTGGTGGTCGAGGCGAAGTCGCCGCCCCCGAAGGGGGTGGCGGCTTCGCCGACTACGCCGTCGTGTCGCTGCACTGTCTGCGGATTCACCTGGCGAAACCGTACCGTGACGCGCTCGATCTGCTGAGCGAGATGCCACAAATACTGGCGGAGATCGGCCTTGAGAAGCCCGATCTCCCGGATCATTCGACGCTAGTGAAGGCGTTTGACAGAATCAAGATGGCGGTGTGGCGAGTGCTGCTGCGCCTGTCGGCGCAGCTGCACGACACCTCCGGACACGCCGCGATGGACGCGACGTTTTTCGACCGCGAACACGCTAGCAAACACTACTGCCGTCGAACGAATTACCGCGTTCAGACGCTCAAAACCACCGCGCTCGTCGATACAGCGTCACAAGCTGTCCTCGACGTGCACTGTACGACCGAGAAACGTCACGACACCCAGCTCGGCTGGCAACTCGCCCGCCGCAACACGGGCGAGTTGCACAGCCTCGCCGCTGACAAAGGCTACGATTGGCAGCAATTACGCGAGAAGCTCCGGGAAGAAGGCGTGAGACCACTAATTAAGCATCGTGAGTTCCGCCCCATCGATCACGCGCACAACGCGCGGATCGATGGGGCTCTCTACGGCCAACGAGCACTGGCTGAGACCGTCTTCTCGACGATCAAGCGTACGCTTGGCCACGCGGTGCGTGCCCGAGCGTGGTACCGCGAATTTCGTGAAATCGTCCTGATGTGTGCGGTCTACAACATCAAGCGTGCCGTGAAACAGTGA
- the ilvA gene encoding threonine ammonia-lyase, whose amino-acid sequence MSVQLTDIQRAQNRLAGESVARETPIETSRTLDRDTDARIFLKMEHLQRTGSFKTRGAYNKLVQLEDSDGGSSVDRAIAASAGNHAQGVALAAAETGLEATIVMPTNAPQSKVDATRDYGADVELRGQDFQAAMDYAQSLVDESAVFVHAYDDPDIVAGQGTLGIEIVDQVSDVDTIVVPIGGGGLIGGISAAVAELDPSVRVIGVQAEDAATVPQSLQKGAPQTLDSVQTIADGIATGGISELTYQLIDRHVDEVVTVSDTEIAHSIRYLLERTKQMVEGAGAATVAALLSDQVDVAGETVVPVLSGGNLSATMLQRTLTHELTYRQQLVQLRVRIIDEPGRMSSISSIIADENANIRNVSHERAVDELKVGEAYLDFRIETSGGQHTQHIIQAIEDAGYEVTRLN is encoded by the coding sequence ATGTCCGTACAACTCACTGACATTCAGCGAGCACAGAACCGCCTCGCCGGCGAATCGGTCGCCAGAGAGACGCCGATTGAGACGAGCCGGACGCTAGACCGCGATACCGATGCCCGGATCTTCCTCAAGATGGAACATCTCCAGCGAACGGGCTCGTTCAAGACGCGAGGGGCGTACAACAAACTCGTCCAGCTCGAAGACAGCGACGGTGGATCGTCGGTCGACCGGGCGATCGCCGCCAGCGCCGGCAACCACGCGCAGGGTGTCGCGCTCGCCGCGGCGGAGACCGGCCTCGAAGCGACGATCGTCATGCCGACGAATGCGCCGCAGTCGAAGGTGGACGCGACGCGGGACTACGGCGCCGACGTCGAACTCCGCGGCCAGGATTTCCAGGCGGCGATGGACTATGCGCAGTCGTTGGTCGATGAGAGCGCCGTCTTCGTGCACGCGTACGACGATCCCGACATCGTCGCCGGCCAGGGGACGCTCGGCATCGAAATCGTCGATCAGGTCTCGGACGTCGATACGATCGTCGTACCGATCGGCGGCGGCGGGCTCATCGGCGGCATCTCGGCCGCCGTCGCGGAGCTGGATCCGTCCGTCCGCGTCATCGGCGTCCAGGCCGAAGATGCGGCGACTGTCCCCCAGAGTCTCCAGAAAGGTGCGCCCCAGACGCTCGATTCGGTCCAGACGATCGCAGACGGGATCGCGACGGGTGGCATCTCGGAACTCACGTACCAGCTCATCGACCGGCACGTCGACGAGGTGGTGACGGTCTCGGACACGGAGATCGCACACAGCATCCGCTATCTCCTCGAGCGGACCAAGCAGATGGTCGAGGGCGCCGGAGCGGCGACCGTGGCAGCGCTCCTGAGCGACCAGGTCGATGTTGCCGGCGAGACGGTCGTCCCGGTCCTCAGCGGCGGCAACCTCAGCGCGACGATGCTCCAACGAACGCTCACGCACGAGCTCACCTATCGACAGCAGCTCGTCCAGCTCCGGGTTCGCATCATCGACGAACCGGGGAGGATGAGCTCCATCTCGAGCATCATCGCCGACGAGAACGCCAATATCCGGAACGTCAGTCACGAGAGGGCCGTCGACGAGCTCAAGGTCGGCGAGGCGTACCTCGACTTCCGCATCGAGACGAGCGGCGGCCAACACACCCAGCACATCATCCAGGCGATCGAAGATGCGGGCTACGAAGTCACCCGCCTCAACTGA
- a CDS encoding ABC transporter ATP-binding protein codes for MDTQPAISTDDLTKTYSDTTAVDSLNLTVERGAVYGFLGPNGAGKTTTIRMLTALLPPTSGTGRVAGASIADREALIEHIGYLPESPPIHEEFTAREQLEYHGGLRNMTPDAIDDRIETLLARFELTDAADQRIATYSKGMRQKTGLIQAIMHDPEVVFLDEPTSGLDPRAARTVRETITNLAAGDTTVFLSTHILPVVEEIATSVGILYDGDLVAEGHPSELTSRKAIDKEQTLEDVFLEVTTEDEYRTDESATE; via the coding sequence ATGGATACGCAACCAGCAATCAGCACGGACGATCTGACGAAGACGTACAGCGACACGACAGCCGTCGATAGCCTCAATCTCACAGTCGAACGGGGAGCGGTGTACGGGTTCCTCGGTCCGAATGGGGCGGGAAAAACGACGACGATCCGAATGTTGACGGCATTGCTGCCACCGACCAGTGGCACCGGACGCGTTGCGGGAGCGTCAATCGCTGACCGCGAGGCGCTCATCGAACATATCGGCTATCTGCCCGAGTCACCACCGATCCACGAGGAGTTCACCGCCCGTGAGCAACTCGAATACCACGGTGGGTTACGCAATATGACTCCAGATGCCATCGACGACCGAATCGAAACACTCCTCGCCCGATTCGAGTTGACCGACGCTGCCGACCAGCGGATCGCCACGTACTCAAAAGGGATGCGACAGAAAACGGGGTTAATTCAGGCGATTATGCACGATCCTGAGGTGGTCTTTCTCGACGAACCGACGTCCGGGCTTGATCCGCGTGCCGCCCGAACAGTGCGGGAGACGATTACGAACTTGGCTGCAGGAGACACCACCGTGTTCCTCTCAACGCACATCCTCCCCGTCGTCGAGGAAATTGCGACCAGCGTCGGCATCCTCTACGATGGCGACCTCGTCGCGGAGGGCCACCCCAGCGAGCTCACAAGCCGCAAAGCAATCGATAAAGAACAAACGCTCGAAGACGTGTTCCTCGAAGTCACAACCGAAGACGAATACCGTACGGATGAATCCGCCACGGAGTAA